A single genomic interval of Zingiber officinale cultivar Zhangliang chromosome 4A, Zo_v1.1, whole genome shotgun sequence harbors:
- the LOC121972377 gene encoding vegetative cell wall protein gp1-like, whose translation MVPSPKVPTSIVTLGPTATVFTVPPAVPPSAYLTPPPEVPTAYRAPPPLVPATAYPAPAPAVPITPYPVPPPTVPPATPTYIDPAVPPTVPAPTYVAAPGVPSPAYPAVPLVLPAPMVPPVHTAISTHPTDIIMARARIPSLVESVKSRFTLFRGEIDPNVAQSWIETME comes from the coding sequence ATGGTTCCTTCTCCAAAGGTACCCACCTCGATCGTAACCCTCGGACCCACTGCTACAGTATTTACTGTGCCACCAGCGGTACCACCTTCGGCATATCTGACACCTCCTCCAGAAGTGCCTACTGCGTACCGGGCACCACCGCCACTTGTGCCTGCTACTGCATACCCGGCACCCGCACCAGCAGTACCAATTACTCCTTATCCGGTgccaccacctaccgtacctccagccacTCCTACCTATAttgaccctgcagtgccaccaACGGTACCTGCCCCGACTTATGTAGCAGCACCAGGAGTACCTTCTCCGGCCTATCCAGCGGTACCACTTGTACTACCAGCTCCAATGGTTCCACCAGTTCACACGGCGATATCTACTCACCCTACTGATATAATTATGGCACGAGCTCGGATTCCATCTTTGGTAGAGTCGGTGaaaagtcgattcacactcttccgcgGGGAGATTGATCCGAACGTGGCtcagtcttggatagagactatggaatGA